From the Mycobacterium sp. DL592 genome, the window CCGGGTGGGCCAGAAGAACCACGGCTGGGGATGCTGGATGAAGTGGCTGATCAATCCGGTGACAAAGCAGATGGTCACGGCAATGCCCAGTGCGACCCCGACCCGGGCCGTCACCGCGGTGCCACGCAAGGTGTACTTGGTGGCAGCTTTCGCGTCCCCCGTCATTTCAGCGCGAGTGTAGCCACAACACGGTTGCCGATCGGGTGAATCGACACCAACGCCATCCCAACTTCATCTGCCAACGTGGCCGCACAATCCACGCCGACCGCCGCCCATTGAAACCACGGCCCGATGCTGCGCGAGGATTCCAGGCGCACCCAACTGGTACGCACTCCGGCCACATCCGGATCGAATTCCGCCACGCAGCGGCCACCGCGCGACATCAGTTCGGCCGCCCGGCGCAGCACCCGCCGCGGATCACCCGCCAGGCCGATATTGCCGTCGGCCAGCAGCACCGTGCGCCAGCGCCCGGTCCCGGGCAGCGGGTCGAACACGTCGCGCAGAAGTGCCGGAGCCCCGCTTCGCCGGGCCATCCTTACCGCGGTCTCGGACTGATCGACCCCGAGTGCGGGAATACCACGGCGCACCAGATGCGCCACCAAACGCCCTGGACCGCAACCTAAGTCGATGGTGGGGCCGTCACACAGATCGACGACGGCGGTGTCGAAGCTCTTATCCGAACCCTGCCCGAGCCAGCTGTGCACCGGCAGCTTGTGCAGCCGTCCGTCGTCGTGGCGAAGCCAGCAACACTCGCCGTCCAGTGCGCGGTCGTAGAGCTGTCCCAACATGTCAAACCTCTCGTGTGGCGTGCGCGAACCGGCTCGTTGACCGGCAGGCCGCGCGGACCGTAGGGATGTCGTCGACGGTGTCGACGTCGTGCAACTCCTCGACGAGCGACACGTTCTGCACTGTGTGCCGCAGCGCCGCAAGCGTTACAGCACCGGTGTCAGCCTGCGACATCGGCACCTCACGCAGGCATTCGGCAGTGCGGGCCTCGGACACCCCGAGAATCCACCAGCCGCCGTCGCGCGCCATCCCGAGGAGCGCGGGTGTGGCCAACAACGTTCGGGCGCACGAGGTGAGCAACTCGGCACTCACCTGCGGGGTGTCCATCCCGATCTGCAGCACCGGCCGCCCCGCCGCGGCGTCGGCGTGGGCGTTGGCCAGGCGCTCGGCGAAATCGTCGCCGCGCTGGTCGATCACGGTGAACGCGCGCAACCGCTCGCGGATCTCCGCCTGGCGGCACGCCCGGTCGAGCTCACCGGTCATCGCCACCACGCGGGACGCCACCGGGGTATCGGCCACCGCGTCGAGGGTGTCCAGCAATGCCGCCGCGGCGATCTCGGCGGCGGCCTCGTCACCCAGGGTCGCTGCCAGTCGGGTCTTGGCCAGCCCCGGCACCGGCGCCTTGGCCACCACGAGGGCCGTCACCGGTATCGGGGGCTGCATCACGAGATGACCTTCCAGAAGTCGACTGCTGCCGTGAAACTGCCCCGCACCGACCCGCTCACTTTCGACTTCCCTCCGGTACGGGGCCCGTAGTCGACGTCGACCTCGACAACTCGCCAGCCGGCAGCCGCGGCGCGGACCAGTAGTTCGAGCGGGTACCCCGATCGGCGATCGGTCACCCCCAGCCCGAGTAGCGCCTCGCGGCGGGCCACCCGCATCGGGGCGATGTCGTGTACGGCCAGTTTGTGCCGGGTGCGCAACCGCCAGCACACCGCCGCGGTGCCCAGCCGCGCATGCCAGGGCCATTTCAGTCCGCGCACGGGTCGGCGGCGCCCGGTGACCATGTCGGCACCACGGTCCAACTCGGCGACCAGCCGCGGCAAATCGGCCGGATTCAGCGATCCGTCCCCGTCGAGCACCGCCACCAACGCGGTCCCGGCGGCGACAATTCCGGCCTGTACGGCGGCCCCGTAGCCGGGCTGTGACTCGAAAACGACGTCCGCGCCGTGGGTTCGGGCGACCTCGGCGGTGCCGTCGGTGCTGTTGTTGTCAACGACCAGAGCGCGGTAACCAGCCGGTATGGCCGCGAGTACGGCAGGAAGTGACTCCGCCTCGTCGAGGCAGGGCAGCACCACGGTCACCGGACACTCGGGCATGATGACAACTTAGGGCAGCGATGGGGAGTCAATGACGAAACCGTGACGTTGGTGCAGGTGAGGGCCATTGTTCGCTACCCTCGGACCTATGACGGCCAGGGTTCTGATCGCCGACGATGACACCGTCGTGCGCGATGTGGTGCGTCGTTACCTGGAGCGCGACGGCCTGGAAGTCACGGTTGCCGGCGACGGCAGCGAGGCACTGCGGGTGCTGGGCACCCAGCGCATCGACGTGGCGGTGCTCGACGTGATGATGCCCGGGCCCAACGGGCTGTCACTGTGCCGCACGCTGCGCCAGGGCGGCGACTACAGCGTGCCGGTGATTCTGCTGACCGCCCTCGGCGAAGAGGACGACCGCATCGCCGGCTTGGAGGCCGGCGCCGACGACTACCTGACCAAGCCGTTCAGTCCGCGCGAACTGGCACTGCGGGTGCGTTCGGTGCTGCGCCGTGCGCCGTCGCCGGCGGCGGCGCTACCGCTGGAGATCACCGTCGGTGACCTGACGGTGTCGACGGCGTCGCGGTCAGTGACCATCGACGGCAGCCCGGTGGGGCTGACCAACCGAGAGTTTGATCTGCTGCTGTTCTTCTTGACCCACACCGACACCGTCTTCTCCCGCGAGGAGTTGCTGCAGAAGGTGTGGCGCTGGGATTTCGGTGACTTGTCGACGGTCACAGTGCACGTCAAGCGATTGCGTTCCAAGCTTGGCGAGCACCATCGCGTCCAAACGGTCTGGGGCCGTGGATATTTGTGGCGCGGTGAAGCCGGCGGCGGTGATCGTGCCACCGCGTGACATCGCCGAAATCGCACTGCTGGCGCTGGCGTGTTCACTGCCGGTGGTTGTTCTCGGCTGGCTGATCATTCGGCTGGCCAGGTCGTGGTCGATGACGGTCACGATGGTGGCGCTGGTGCTGATACCGGTGCTGGCGACTCTGACCGGCGTCGTTGGGGCCAGCGGGTTCATGATCACCGACACGTTCGCCCGCACCGCCGTGGTGCTGGGCATCGTCGCGGTGGTGACGGTCCCCTCGGCGGTGATGCTGGCCCGCTACCAGGCCCGAAGAACGGTGTGGGAGCAGGAGATTCGCGACGCCGAGCGGGCTGCCGAGCAGTCCCGGCGTCGGTTGGTCGCGTTCGTCAGCCATGACCTTCGCACTCCCCTTGCCGGTATCCGCGCGCTGGCCGAGGCGATCGCCGACGGTGTGGTGCGTGACGACGAAGTACAGGTTCAGGCCAAACACATTGAGCAGGAATCGATCCGGCTCTCCGAGATGGTTGACGACCTGTTCGAGATGTCGAAGATCAACGCCGGTGCGGTATACGCGCCGTACGAGAAGGTGGCCCTCGACGAGGTCGTCGACGACGTTCTGTCGGCGCACCGGATCGCCTCCGAGCGCGCCGGTGTGCACCTGGAGGTGTCGATGCCGCCCAAACCGGTACGGGTCGTCGGCAGCGACCGGGCACTGGTGCGCGTGCTGTCGAATCTGGTGGCCAACGCGATCGCCCACACCCCGACCGGCGGGACGGTGAAACTGGCGGTCGGCTCGGACGCCAAGGGCGCCTGGGCCCGGGTCGACGACACCGGCGTGGGCATCAATGAAGCCGATCTGCCGCGGGTGTTCGACGTCGCTTACCGCGGCTCCAACGGCCGGGTGTCGCGTGCCGACCCGTCACTGCCGAGCGGCTCCGGCCTGGGACTGGCGATCGCCGCCGGGCTGGTGCAGGCCCACCGCGGCACACTCTCAGCACACAACCTGCCGACCGGGGCACGGTTCGAGGTGCGGCTTCCGCTCGCCGACTAGTCTTGGACATGCCGGTGAAGGGAGACCCCGTTGTCTGTTGCCCAGCGTGAACGTGCCGCACTCGTCGAGAGCCTGCGCAGTGTTGGACCTGATGCCCCGACGCTATGTGAAGGCTGGACGGCCCGAGACCTGGCTGCCCACTTGGTGATCCGCGAATACCGCCTCGACGCTGCACCGGGAATTCTCATCCCGGCGTTCGCCGCCCACACCGCCAAAGTGCAGGACGACGTGGCACGCGGCACCGAGTGGAACGCGCTGCTGGACAAGATCGCCGCGGGGCCACCGTTGTATTCGCCGCTGAAGGCCCTCGACGCGGTGGCCAACGTCGCCGAGATGTTCATCCACACCGAGGACGTGCGGCGGGCCCAGCCGGACTGGGCGCCGCGGCCGACGGACCCGGAGCTGGGCGCCAAGTTGCGCCGCACGCTGGGGATGACGGCCCGGCTGACGCTGGCCAAGATTCCGGCCCGGGTGGAACTGCGCACACCGGACGGGCAGACGGTACTGACCGCGGGCAGCGGACCCGCCGTGACGGTCACCGGTCCGATCGAGGAACTCGTGCTGTTCGCGTCGGGGCGCCTGGCCCGGGTCGACTTCGACGGCGATGAGGCTGCCGTGCAGGCGGTGCGCGATGCCCCCAAAGGCTTGTAGTCCGATGGTCCGACAGTAACCCGACGGCGGCATTTCGGGGTTCTGAACGCAGTGGCGTTACTGTCGGCCGCTCAGTCCTCCAGGGACCGGCACAGCCGCTCGGCGGCGTTGACGTAGTCCTCGATGAACTCCAGCACCACCTCGCGCGCGGGCCGGACCTTGTTCATCAGCCCGACGCCCTGACCGACGAAGTACGTCGCCAGCTGCTGGGCGCCCGGATGGCCACTCTCGGCGAGCTTGTCGATGCGACGCAGCACGGGCTCGGCGATCATCGACTGCAGCGGCAGGGGCAGCGGCTGCCGGCCGCCCTGGTTCGGCAGCCACGCGTCGGTCCAGTCCGAACGTAGTTGGCGCGACGGCTTTCCGGTGCGTCCGGCCGAGCGGACGGTGTCCCGCGAAGACGCGGCCAGCATCTTCTGCACGGTGTAGGGGGCGGTCTCGGCCTCCTCCGTGGTCAACCACACCGACCCCGTCCACGCACCGGCCGCACCGAGCGCCACCGACGCCGCCATCTGCCGCCCGGTCACGATCCCGCCGGCGGCCAGCACCGGCACCGGCTTGCCGATCGCCTCGATGGCTTCGATCACTTCGGGGATCAGCACCAGTGTGGTGACCTCCCCGCAGTGGCCGCCGGCCTCGGTGCCTTGGGCGATGATCAGGTCGACGCCGGCGTTGACCTGCTTGATGGCGTGCTCCTTGGCGCCGACCAGAGCCGCCACCGGAATGCCGGTCTGCTTGCCCGCCTCGATCATGTAGTCCGGCGGCACGCCAAGTGCGTTGGCCATCAATTTGATCGGGTGGTTCAGCGCGACTTCGAGCAAGCTCGCGCCGGTATCGCCGGACAGCGACGACGCCGCGATACGCGGCTTGTCGTCGGCCTCGATGTCGTGGGCGGCCAGGAGTTCGTCGATGAAGCCGCGGAAGTCATCGGGGATGCGGTCGGCGAG encodes:
- a CDS encoding TIGR03085 family metal-binding protein — translated: MSVAQRERAALVESLRSVGPDAPTLCEGWTARDLAAHLVIREYRLDAAPGILIPAFAAHTAKVQDDVARGTEWNALLDKIAAGPPLYSPLKALDAVANVAEMFIHTEDVRRAQPDWAPRPTDPELGAKLRRTLGMTARLTLAKIPARVELRTPDGQTVLTAGSGPAVTVTGPIEELVLFASGRLARVDFDGDEAAVQAVRDAPKGL
- a CDS encoding glycosyltransferase family 2 protein, which produces MPECPVTVVLPCLDEAESLPAVLAAIPAGYRALVVDNNSTDGTAEVARTHGADVVFESQPGYGAAVQAGIVAAGTALVAVLDGDGSLNPADLPRLVAELDRGADMVTGRRRPVRGLKWPWHARLGTAAVCWRLRTRHKLAVHDIAPMRVARREALLGLGVTDRRSGYPLELLVRAAAAGWRVVEVDVDYGPRTGGKSKVSGSVRGSFTAAVDFWKVIS
- a CDS encoding response regulator transcription factor — its product is MTARVLIADDDTVVRDVVRRYLERDGLEVTVAGDGSEALRVLGTQRIDVAVLDVMMPGPNGLSLCRTLRQGGDYSVPVILLTALGEEDDRIAGLEAGADDYLTKPFSPRELALRVRSVLRRAPSPAAALPLEITVGDLTVSTASRSVTIDGSPVGLTNREFDLLLFFLTHTDTVFSREELLQKVWRWDFGDLSTVTVHVKRLRSKLGEHHRVQTVWGRGYLWRGEAGGGDRATA
- a CDS encoding methyltransferase domain-containing protein, which encodes MLGQLYDRALDGECCWLRHDDGRLHKLPVHSWLGQGSDKSFDTAVVDLCDGPTIDLGCGPGRLVAHLVRRGIPALGVDQSETAVRMARRSGAPALLRDVFDPLPGTGRWRTVLLADGNIGLAGDPRRVLRRAAELMSRGGRCVAEFDPDVAGVRTSWVRLESSRSIGPWFQWAAVGVDCAATLADEVGMALVSIHPIGNRVVATLALK
- a CDS encoding sensor histidine kinase, with amino-acid sequence MIVPPRDIAEIALLALACSLPVVVLGWLIIRLARSWSMTVTMVALVLIPVLATLTGVVGASGFMITDTFARTAVVLGIVAVVTVPSAVMLARYQARRTVWEQEIRDAERAAEQSRRRLVAFVSHDLRTPLAGIRALAEAIADGVVRDDEVQVQAKHIEQESIRLSEMVDDLFEMSKINAGAVYAPYEKVALDEVVDDVLSAHRIASERAGVHLEVSMPPKPVRVVGSDRALVRVLSNLVANAIAHTPTGGTVKLAVGSDAKGAWARVDDTGVGINEADLPRVFDVAYRGSNGRVSRADPSLPSGSGLGLAIAAGLVQAHRGTLSAHNLPTGARFEVRLPLAD
- a CDS encoding nitronate monooxygenase family protein, giving the protein MKTEICDQFGIDFPLFAFSHCRDVVAAVTNAGGFGVLGGTAFRPDQLEAELSWIDEQVKGKPYGVDIIVPAKFEGKGENLTVGQLADRIPDDFRGFIDELLAAHDIEADDKPRIAASSLSGDTGASLLEVALNHPIKLMANALGVPPDYMIEAGKQTGIPVAALVGAKEHAIKQVNAGVDLIIAQGTEAGGHCGEVTTLVLIPEVIEAIEAIGKPVPVLAAGGIVTGRQMAASVALGAAGAWTGSVWLTTEEAETAPYTVQKMLAASSRDTVRSAGRTGKPSRQLRSDWTDAWLPNQGGRQPLPLPLQSMIAEPVLRRIDKLAESGHPGAQQLATYFVGQGVGLMNKVRPAREVVLEFIEDYVNAAERLCRSLED
- a CDS encoding DUF2064 domain-containing protein; its protein translation is MQPPIPVTALVVAKAPVPGLAKTRLAATLGDEAAAEIAAAALLDTLDAVADTPVASRVVAMTGELDRACRQAEIRERLRAFTVIDQRGDDFAERLANAHADAAAGRPVLQIGMDTPQVSAELLTSCARTLLATPALLGMARDGGWWILGVSEARTAECLREVPMSQADTGAVTLAALRHTVQNVSLVEELHDVDTVDDIPTVRAACRSTSRFAHATREV